Proteins encoded within one genomic window of Variovorax sp. OAS795:
- a CDS encoding NAD(P) transhydrogenase subunit alpha gives MDPVSHTVINLIIFVLAIYVGYHVVWTVTPALHTPLMAVTNAISAIVVVGAMLAAALTETTLGKTMGVLAVALAAVNIFGGFLVTRRMLEMFKKKDKKAAAPKAESGAAQ, from the coding sequence ATGGATCCCGTTTCCCACACCGTCATCAACCTCATCATCTTCGTGCTGGCCATCTACGTGGGCTACCACGTGGTGTGGACCGTCACGCCCGCGCTGCACACGCCGCTGATGGCCGTGACCAACGCCATCTCGGCCATCGTGGTCGTGGGCGCCATGCTGGCGGCCGCGCTCACCGAAACCACCCTGGGCAAGACCATGGGCGTGCTGGCCGTCGCGCTGGCGGCGGTGAACATCTTCGGCGGCTTCCTCGTCACGCGGCGCATGCTCGAGATGTTCAAGAAGAAGGACAAGAAGGCCGCGGCGCCCAAGGCCGAGTCGGGAGCCGCCCAATGA
- a CDS encoding NAD(P)(+) transhydrogenase (Re/Si-specific) subunit beta, whose translation MSMNVVTLLYLVASVCFIQALKGLSHPTTSIRGNLFGMVGMAIAVVTTGALIYNLSGGHLMGLGWVLLGLVAGGGYGAYRAKTVEMTKMPELVAFFHSMIGLAAVFIAVAAVVEPAAMLEGIAKGAPIPAGNRLELFLGAAIGAITFSGSVIAFGKLSGTYKFRLFQGAPVQFKGQHMLNLVLGLAMIGLGLVFMATESWPAFFAMLALAFVMGVLIIIPIGGADMPVVVSMLNSYSGWAAAGIGFSLNNAMLIVAGSLVGSSGAILSYIMCKAMNRSFFNVILGGFGGEAVTAAGGAKEQRPVKSGSADDAAFVLGNAETVVIVPGYGLAVARAQHAVKELAQKLTEKGITVKYAIHPVAGRMPGHMNVLLAEAEVPYDQVFEMEDINGEFGQADVAIILGANDVVNPAALTKGSPIYGMPILEAYKAKTVIVNKRSMAAGYAGLDNELFYMDKTMMVFGDAKKVVEDMGKAIE comes from the coding sequence ATGAGCATGAACGTCGTCACGCTGCTGTACCTGGTTGCCAGCGTCTGCTTCATCCAGGCCCTGAAGGGCCTGTCCCATCCCACCACCTCCATCCGCGGCAACCTCTTCGGCATGGTTGGCATGGCCATCGCGGTGGTGACCACCGGCGCGCTGATCTACAACCTGTCCGGCGGCCACCTCATGGGCCTGGGCTGGGTGCTGCTCGGGCTGGTGGCCGGCGGCGGCTACGGCGCCTACCGCGCCAAGACGGTCGAGATGACCAAGATGCCCGAGCTGGTGGCCTTCTTCCACAGCATGATCGGCCTGGCGGCGGTGTTCATCGCGGTCGCGGCCGTGGTCGAACCCGCGGCCATGCTCGAAGGCATCGCCAAGGGCGCACCCATTCCCGCCGGCAACCGGCTGGAGCTGTTCCTGGGCGCGGCCATCGGTGCCATCACCTTCAGCGGCTCGGTGATCGCCTTCGGCAAGCTCTCGGGCACCTACAAGTTCCGCCTGTTCCAGGGCGCGCCGGTGCAGTTCAAGGGCCAGCACATGCTGAACCTGGTGCTCGGCCTGGCCATGATCGGCCTGGGGCTGGTGTTCATGGCCACCGAAAGCTGGCCGGCGTTCTTCGCGATGCTGGCGCTGGCCTTCGTGATGGGCGTGCTCATCATCATCCCGATCGGCGGCGCCGACATGCCGGTGGTGGTGTCGATGCTCAACAGCTACTCGGGCTGGGCGGCCGCGGGCATCGGCTTCAGCCTGAACAACGCGATGCTGATCGTGGCCGGTTCGCTGGTGGGCTCTTCGGGTGCGATCCTGAGCTACATCATGTGCAAGGCCATGAACCGCTCGTTCTTCAATGTGATCCTGGGCGGCTTCGGCGGCGAGGCGGTCACGGCCGCCGGCGGCGCCAAGGAGCAGCGCCCGGTCAAGAGCGGCAGCGCCGACGACGCGGCCTTCGTGCTGGGCAATGCCGAGACGGTGGTCATCGTGCCGGGCTACGGCCTGGCGGTGGCGCGCGCCCAGCATGCGGTGAAGGAGCTGGCGCAGAAGCTCACCGAGAAGGGCATCACCGTGAAGTACGCGATCCACCCGGTGGCCGGGCGCATGCCGGGCCACATGAACGTGCTGCTGGCCGAGGCCGAGGTGCCCTACGACCAGGTGTTCGAGATGGAGGACATCAACGGCGAGTTCGGCCAGGCCGACGTGGCGATCATCCTGGGCGCCAACGACGTGGTGAACCCCGCCGCGCTCACCAAGGGCAGCCCGATCTACGGCATGCCGATCCTGGAGGCCTACAAGGCCAAGACGGTGATCGTGAACAAGCGCTCGATGGCAGCGGGCTATGCGGGCCTGGACAACGAGCTGTTCTACATGGACAAGACGATGATGGTCTTTGGCGATGCGAAAAAAGTAGTGGAAGATATGGGCAAGGCCATCGAATAG